A region of Notolabrus celidotus isolate fNotCel1 chromosome 4, fNotCel1.pri, whole genome shotgun sequence DNA encodes the following proteins:
- the LOC117811303 gene encoding zinc finger protein AEBP2-like yields MDKFASIIGEKMGDMVEKAVKKALGADDEEDEDKDKNKGILSIFGGDDDKDKDKDKGGLFSFGDDKKKDEDKGGFFSKIFDKDDDKGEEKPSGFHGLFIEQGAAAGGGGGQIVAGSEGGGGGGMKGQTIGVNDGDLFDDLMDVAAETSKGK; encoded by the exons ATGGATAAATTTGCAAGCATCATTGGGGAGAAAATGG GAGACATGGTGGAGAAGGCAGTTAAGAAGGCTCTGGGTGCTGATGACGAGGAAGATGAAGACAAAGACAAGAATAAAGGAATCCTTTCAATTTTCGGGGGCGATGACGACAAGGACAAAGACAAGGACAAAGGAGGACTTTTCTCTTTTGGAGATGACAAGAAGAAAGACGAGGACAAGGGGGGATTCTTCTCAAAAATCTTTGACAAAGACGACGATAAGGGGGAAGAGAAACCATCGGGATTCCATGGTCTCTTCATTGAAcaaggagctgctgctggaggtggTGGGGGACAAATCGTAGCAGGAAGtgaaggaggaggtggtggagggatGAAAGGACAAACTATAGGAGTAAATGATGGAG ATTTGTTCGATGATCTGATGGATGTGGCTGCGGAAACCTCCAAAGGAAAGTGA
- the LOC117811841 gene encoding calpain clp-1-like, with amino-acid sequence MDDLLGKAMGSSMGNDIMAKIAGEKIGDFVEDGLNKVMGGKDGENNKEEGEGGGGGGGGLDFGDVLKFAGGSKKKDEGDGGFNMGDVLNVVGGSQKKEEDGPGDAIKDAFGKIFG; translated from the exons ATGGACGATCTACTGGGTAAAGCCATGGGTTCTTCCATGGGTAATGATATAATGGCAAAAATAGCAGGGGAAAAAATTG GTGACTTTGTTGAAGATGGACTTAATAAAGTGATGGGAGGAAAAGATggtgaaaacaacaaagaagaaggagaaggaggaggaggaggaggaggaggattggaTTTTGGTGATGTCCTCAAATTTGCCGGTGGttccaaaaaaaaagatgaaggagATGGTGGGTTTAACATGGGTGATGTCCTCAATGTTGTTGGTGGTtcccaaaaaaaagaagaagacggaCCTGGAG ATGCGATCAAGGATGCATTTGGAAAAATATTCGGATAG